From Argopecten irradians isolate NY chromosome 3, Ai_NY, whole genome shotgun sequence:
tatttaattaatttttttcagatttaaCTTCTAAGATGTATTATTTAAGACattattaatttgtataatacaCGTACACTATTTCAGACAAGATCTCATGATGCACTATTTCAGACTACTAATATGTTAAATTTACTATTTGAgacaattttttaatttgtatgatatacaaTTTCAGACTCACCTTCCTGGCTACATTGAGGACTTTTCAAAACTAGAGGCCAAGGGTGTAAAATCTGTTAACTGTGTTTCTGTTAATGACCCGTTTGTGATGCAAGCCTGGGGTGAAAATCAAGGAGCAGCTGGCAAGGTAACCTATCTTGTTTGACCATGACCTTTGACTTACTGTTAACAACTCTATTACTGTAAAATGACTAACGTGTTCAATACCTACATATTTGCCAACTTGCTGACCCTGGCAAacattaattttctttataaaatcTTAACCTGTCGCCTTAAATTATGGCACATACAAGATATGGTGTTTATGTTGTGATGTTTTGAAGTCCTTAAAAGGAATAAAGTTTAAatcatttggtttttttttcaggtcAGAATGTTAGCAGACACATGTGGGGCCTTTACAAGTGTAAGTCTAATCAACATTTTAGTTGAATGAGTAAAGGATTAAAGCTTTACTGTCTTAGATTACGATGTTATTTGTACAAAACTACACCATCATTACTCAAAGGGCCTACCATGCTTCCTATGTATGGTACACTGTGTTTTTAGTTGTCTTGGAACCTTTCCATGCCCCCTGTATCTGTTCTCTTGGTACCCTAAAAGATTTACCTCCCTTCCCCTTGTATCTATGTTTAGTACCCTGAGATAGTCATCTTCTATGCCCTATGTATCTGTTGCCATTGTAACCTTCAAGGTCCAAGAAAATGTCATACATATTTTTCAAGATATTATTTCATAgacaattacattttttgttAGCCTTTCCTATGTGCTTTACCACATAAATTGGTTCCTAAAACCTATAGTTTTACTATAATCTTCCATTACTCTCTTATATCTGTATTTCCTTTACAGCAACTTGGCCTTGACTTACCTGCTGTAAAAGATGTACTTGGTAATGTAAGATGTAAGAGGTAAGTTTCTGTGTTTGGGCATTATAGTTACCCAAAGTAAGATGTTTTTACACATGTCACCGTGATAATTTAGAAAAGGAGGAGGGCATTTATTTTTGGAatattttcacaacagcacCTAAGTGAGCATGagaaataaactttacatttctTCACATTTCTTACTACTTTATAGGAATTATCCTGATTGGATTACACAGCACTATCAGTTGTCGATGGCTActggagttatttccctttgtataTTCAActgaatgataataataatgttttGGGTTTAGAATTTGGTGACATCTTGTATATTCACACTAAAATAATCGTTTTTCAAGGTACCATCATCGATTGCTGTAAACCAGCTTTCTGTCAGGTACAATTTAGTAAATTTGTGAACATAGTTTATATTGATAGATAGTTCCATTTACCTTTTAAATCCATAAAAGTTACTCTTCATGACTTTGTTTTCAGAAATCATAAAGACATTGCAAAATTAAGTATccatgaaagaaagttggttaacagtacATGCATGTTTGTTTAAATGACAGTTTTTATTGTCTGTATAGTGACATTATTTAGTCTGTATAGTGACAGTATTCAGTCTGTATAGTGACATTATTTAGTCTGTATAGTGACATTATTTAGTCTGTATAGTGACATTGTTTAGTCTGTAAAGTGACATTATTTAGAATGAATAGTGACAGTATTTAGTCTGTATAGTGACAGTATTTAGTCTGTATAGTGACATTATTTAGTCTGTATAGTGACATTATTTAGTCTGTATAGTGACATTGTTTAGTCTGTAAAGTGAAATTATTTAGAATGAAAAGTGACAGTATTTAGTCTGTATAGTGACAGTATTTAGTGACAGTATTTAGTCTGTATAGTGACAGTATTCAGTCTGTATAGTGACATTATTTAGTCTGTATAGTGACAGTATTTAGTCTGTATAGTGACAGCATTTAGTCTGTAAAGTGAcagtatttagaatgaaaaGTGACAGTATTTAGTCTGTATAGTGACAGTATTTAGTCTGTATAGTGACATTATTTAGTCTGTATAGTGACATTATTTAGTCTGTATAGTGACATTGTTTAGTCTGTATAGTGACATTATTTAGTCTGTATAGTGAAATTATTTAGAATGAAAAGTGACAGTATTTAGTCTGTATAGTGACAGTATTTAGTCTGTATAGTGACATTATTTAGTCTGTAAAGTGAAATTATTTAGAATGAAAAGTGACATTATTTAGTCTGTAAAGTGACAGTATTTAGTCTGTAAATTGACAGTATTTAGTCTGTAAAGTGACAGTATTTAGTCTGTATAGTGACAGTATTTAGTCTGTATATTGACATTATTTAGTCTGTATAGTTACAGTATTTAGTCTGTATAGTGGCAGTATTTAGTCTGTATAGTGACAGTATTTAGTCTGTATAGTGACAGTATTTAGTCTGTATAGTGACATTATTTAGTCTGTATAGTGACAGTATTTAGTCTGTATAGTGGCATTATTTAGTCTGTAAAGTAACAGTATTCAATCTGTAAAGTGAcagtatttagaatgaaaaGTGACATTATTTAGTCTGTAAAGTGACAGTATTTAGTCTGTAAAGTGACATTATTTAGTCTGTATAGTGACAGTATTTAGAATGGAAAGTGACATTATTTAGTCTGTATAGTGCCAGTATTTAGTCTGTAAAGTGAcagtatttagaatgaaaaGTGACATTATTTAGTCTGTATAGTGACAGTATTTAGTCTGTAAAGTGAAAGTATTTAGAATGAAAAGTGACAGTATTTAGTCTGTAAAGTGACAGGATTTAGTCTGTATAGTGATAGTATTTAGTCTGTATAGTGACAGTATTTAGTCTGTAAAGTCACATGATTTAGTCTGTATAGTGATAGTATTTAGTCTGTATAGTGACAGTATTTAGTCAGGAAAGTGTAACTCTAcagtatgatactgtatacatcTGCTCTATCTAAATGCAGGTTTGCAATGGTTGTGAATGACGGGAAGATTGAGAAGTTGAATGTTGAACCTGATGGTACGGGGCTGACCTGTAGCCTGTCTACCAGTCTGTGCGATGAACTGTGACCGCCCTACACTGGACTACATGGTCATGCGACTAGTGTGTGATTGTATTTTCATTTGCCGTAGCTTTACATGTTTGtcaaatttgttattttcttgaCTGTTAAGGAGAACCATGTAATAATACGACAGAATTTGATAAACCAGAAAAAAAGGACATTTTTACTATTTTATGGTGTTTGATCAAGTATATGAATGGATTATCATACTGGATATGGTGAGAAATCAGATATATGTTTAATGTATGTATACTACCGATGGCTTTAACACATGCTTGAAAAATTTTGTAGAAAAGAATGTAATATGAGAGTGAAAAGTTAACGAGTAGAGTAATaaaccttaacatgtacacacttCTCCTTTGTTTTGGAAACAAATATAACTTCCAGAAAAAGCTCACCTATAGGTAAACAGTAATATGTTTAATCAGCCACCTCGAACCTGACAGTTAATGTACAATTGTAAATTAATGATTATACTCTACTAACATCTGCCCATTCTAATACTCCTTTGAGGCAACTGTGAATGTGTCTTGACCGTTCAGTTTTCTAACTGTGCCTGGTAAGTGTAAAACCGATTTCTTCTGAGATTATATATCAATGTTCTTGCCAAGATCATTTCTCATGCAGACAAGCATGTGTAAGGTGAAGGCAGAGTCATGTTGACTCTAGCAAATCAGTCCTACTTATTGTTGAGTTGATGAAATCGTGGGCATCCACCACTATTAGGTACATTGTTGTgttcaatgttttgttttgtattgaCTTGTTGAACAATGTACAAATCAAACGTTCAGTAGAGATTTGTTTTAGGCAATTACCTATACGCAAGCATGATATTAAATAaatctatattttgttttgaactAGATGTGAAAAGCGGAAATCGCACACATTGTAGAGTGTACCTGTTCTACACTACAAGTATTATCTGTGTGAAAAAGAATAAACAGTAATAAAAAGTTGTGATTTTCTGTTGTTCATAATATAGATGTAGTTTAGATATTGTACTTGCCAAGTAATGCTGCATACTCTACAGTGATAATGTGTGTTTAGTGGAAGTTTCACAAACAGTCGCTAGAAAGTAAAAACACCACGACTATCTGAAGACAGTCGCTAGAAAGTAAAAACACCACGACTATCTGAAGAAATGGATAGAATGTCAtttgtaggttctcctagggccctagttgtgcatattgcgttttgggactgattggtcaacaagatggccaccaggcagccatcccggattttgatagttaaagtttgttatcgcaaTTTTTCACAATgtactgcagggatctttctcaaatttcatatgtaggttcccatagggccctagttgtgcatattgcgacttgggaccgatcggtcaacaagatggccaccaggcagccatcatggattttgaaagttaaaaattgttatcggtatttctcaggaagtaccgaagggatctgtctcaaatttcataagtaggtttccctagggctctagttatgcatattgcattttgggactgattggtcaataagATAGTCGTGCggtagccatcttggactttgatagttaaagtttgttattgctatttctcacaaaTTTATGAAGGCACTtgcctcaaatttcatatgtaggttccactAGGGCCCTTATAGTggatattgcgttttgggactgattggtcaacaagatggccgctaggcaGCAATCccggattttgatagttaaagtttgttatcgcaaTTTTTCACAATgtactgcagggatctttctcaaatttcatatgtaggttcccatagggccctagttgtgcatactgtgacttgggaccgatcggtcaacaagatggccgccagacagccatcttggattttgattgttaaagttttttatcgctatatctcacaaagtacagaagggatatgtctcaaattaaatatgtaggttcccctagggaccttggTATGCATATTGCGtgttgggaccgatcggtcaacaagatggccgccaggcagccatcttgcatttttatagttaaaagtttttatcgctatttctcaggaagtaccgaagggatctgtctcaaatttcataagtaggtttccctagggctctagttatgcatattgcattttgggactgatcggtcaataAGATGGTCGCCAGGTAGCAATCTTGGactttgatagttaaagtttgttatcgctatttctcacaaagttaTGAAGTCATCTGCCTCAAAAGccatatgtaggttccactagggccctaattgtgcatattgcgttttgggactgattggtcaacaagatggccgccaggcagccatcccggattttgatagttaaagtttgttatcgcaaTTTTTCACAAAGTACTAcagtgatctttctcaaatttcatatgtaggttcccctagggccctagttgttcATATTGCGACTTGGGAccaatcgatcaacaagatggccgccaactagccaaagagaaaagatccatctttccattgctagacatagatcattctttggttggcGCCAAGATCTCTCTTGGATCTCTTGGTTTTTTTGGATTTGGTCATTCTGAATGTACATTTTCAATTGCATTTAGTATGAACTATGAAAACTCGTTATATCTcttggtatattattattttacacGTGTATTCAACTTATATCTTTAAACTTTTCACACGGTGATGTTTGTTGATTTGCCTTATTCCACTTTCACCTATCTACTACTCCCTTAAAAAGCTTTATTTTAGCCGTAAAGATAAAATGGAATCAAACAAAAGTCGGACACCATTTCAAGACCATGgaaagtatttaaaataatatggTTAAAACTATAGCACACACTGAATAGATCATTGCCAGATTTATCTTACTCCTaataatgttttgtatataaaaaatcgTAGGTAGTATTTGTTCTGATCTGTTTTATAAcccactttgaaaaaataacgcacttaaagtgaacagtcgggagaggatggctaaagtcggtaaaaatggtgtgaatgtatccagtataatttcttatgaaatggaaaaataaaatctctcgtcaaaatctgtctgcgtacgaagaaattgatttaaagtttgtgaattctaaaacatcctcccggctcactatgtccgtggtttcatttccacgcagcctcgctttcaatgctttcaacttttctttactttaatggccagaactgggaaactaagcagaacttgaccgtcgtattaatatgtgagaacttttggaaggccaatgaccgcatttagactggttttctttgcccgactattcactttaaagatgctccacagctgacaaatggcatttttttcactatcaaaaacaggagcaggtgatttagtatttttcttcagttacaaaagttacttactttacactataaccaccattgaaaagtttgagcttctaattttacttcaagttgaaaatataaaaactaattaattgcatcccgaaaaaattccgtggcactatatcctgtatggaatgaagtactgattgtgcatgcactaaaagcaaaataaattatattatttttttgtgttgataagacatacatatacacgattaaacgccaattattgtccaaatgatgagtatcagttatgctctgtcggcggtggagcatctttaagaaatattttcaaagtgCGTTAAATATGGCGCAGTTTCATTGCACTTCGAAAAAGTATTCTCAAACTGCGTTGACTTAAAAACAAGAATCCTTGATTTGCTCAATATGGTGTAATTAAATCGATAAAATAATGAACTACGTCCCTAGGGTGTCCAACATTGACCTCAACAAATACCTAAATTAATTGTCTAGTTGACAAACATACAAAGTGTGCATTATGAGTACAAAGCTTGCATTACCTTCATCAATTGCCCATCATTTAAAATTATCATAGTTGTTTGCATGCATTATGACTAAAAGATGAAGTTATCTAAATTTGTAAcattatttcaaacaatttcctGTGATATTACAAACGTATTGCTTTATAAAGGCAACTGCCTTAGACATTACCACAAAACACTATATTTCATAACAGTTAttaaatactacatgtattgCATGAACTCATAAATCTGTaggatttgtaaaaaaatattgtttatcttAGTACATTTACGAAGTATTATAGTTGTGAAATTTGATTTGtgcatacatgtaaaacattttttttcaaagtgcgTTGGAATGTATCATAATAACCCaaagtgaaataaaaatgtttttcaagGTAAGTTAAACCTGCACCATACTTAGCGCACTTGTTTTTCAAAGAACGTCATTTTTTCAAAGTGGGTTCCAACGTGGTCCTATGAGGATAAAACATAGTTtgaaaatatacagtatacttaccaagtatctaaaatatactctatacctaccaagtatccaaaatatactgtacacttaccaagtatctaaaatatactctatacctaccaagaatctaaaatatactctatacctaccaagtatctaaaatatacagtatacttaCTAAGAATCTTAAATACACTCTATAcctaccaagtatctaaaatatactgtatacttaccaagtatctaaaatatactctatacctaccaagtatctaaaatatacagtatacttaccaagtatctaaaatatactctatacctaccaagtatctaaaatatactctatacctaccaagtatctaaaatatacagtatacttaCCAAGAatctaaaatatactctatacctaccaagtatctaaaatatacagtatacttaccaagaatttaaaatatactctatacctaccaagtatctaaaatatactgtatacttaccaagtatctaaaatatactctatacctaccaagtatctaaaatatacagtatacttaccaagtatataaaatatactctataccTTCCAAGTGtctaaaatatactctatacctaccaagtatctaaaatatactgtacacttaccaagtatctaaaatatactctatacctaccaagtatctaaaatatacagtatacttaccaagtatctaaaatatactctatacctaccaagtatctaaaatatacagtatacttaccaagtatctaaaatatactctatacctaccaagaatctaaaatatactctatacctaccaagtatctaaaatatacagtatacttaccaagtatccaaaatatactctatacctaccaagtatccaaaatatactctatacctaccaagtatctaaaatatactgtacacttaccaagtatctaaaatatactctatacctaccaagtatctaaaatatacagtatacttgccaagtatctaaaatatacagtatacttaCCAAGAatctaaaatatactctatacctaccaagtatctaaaatatactgtatacttaccaagtatctaaaatatactgtacacttaccaagtatctaaaatatactgtacacttaccaagtatctaaaatatactctatacctaccaagtatctaaaatatacagtatacttaccaagtatctaaaatatactgtacacttaccaagtatctaaaatatactccatacctaccaagtatctaaaatatactgtacacttaccaagtatctaaaatatattgtacacttaccaagtatctaaaatatactctatacctaccaagtatctaaaatatacagtatacttaccaagtatctaaaatatactgtacacttaccaagtatc
This genomic window contains:
- the LOC138319158 gene encoding peroxiredoxin-5, mitochondrial-like → MSVTCLRVRAVCRAVNYGRCFSRTSAVNMSAKVGDSLPSVDLFENDPGTKVNTAEAFASGKHIIFGVPGAFTPGCSKTHLPGYIEDFSKLEAKGVKSVNCVSVNDPFVMQAWGENQGAAGKVRMLADTCGAFTSQLGLDLPAVKDVLGNVRCKRFAMVVNDGKIEKLNVEPDGTGLTCSLSTSLCDEL